From Carassius auratus strain Wakin chromosome 1, ASM336829v1, whole genome shotgun sequence, the proteins below share one genomic window:
- the LOC113108143 gene encoding cyclin-dependent kinase 4 inhibitor B-like, protein MMKMMKMHDAEELTKAAATGSTERVRALLCTGASVNGVNRFGRTALQVMMMGNTAVARLLLEHGADPNVSDPGTGSTPLHDAARSGFTDTVRLLLRFEADPSAVDHRGMRAVEVARHTGHLDVAQLLDSI, encoded by the exons atgatgaagatgatgaagatgcacGACGCGGAGGAACTGACCAAAGCAGCCGCGACTGGAAGCACGGAGCGCGTTCGGGCTTTACTCTGCACCGGAGCGAGTGTGAACGGAGTGAACCGGTTCGGAAGAACCGCATTACAG GTGATGATGATGGGTAACACAGCTGTGGCTCGTCTGCTGCTGGAGCATGGAGCAGATCCTAATGTGTCTGATCCCGGGACCGGAAGCACCCCGTTACACGATGCAGCCAGATCCGGATTCACGGACACAGTGCGGCTCTTGCTCCGCTTCGAGGCCGATCCCAGCGCAGTGGATCACCGCGGGATGAGAGCCGTGGAGGTGGCCAGACACACTGGACATCTGGACGTGGCTCAACTCCTCGACAGCATTTAA
- the LOC113108138 gene encoding S-methyl-5'-thioadenosine phosphorylase, with translation MASDGHVKIGIIGGSGLDDPDILEGRTERYVVTPFGKPSDALILGKIKNVDCVLLARHGRQHTIMPSNVNYQANIWALKEAGCTHLLVTTACGSLREDIQPGDIVLIDQFIDRTAKRVQTFYDGQPSSPAGVCHIPMAEPFCSRTREVLLEVAQGLGVKCHPRGTMVTIEGPRFSSRAESLMFRQWGADVINMTTVPEVVLAKEAGLCYASIAMATDYDCWKEHEEAVCVDNVLKTMKENANKASSILLTAIPQICQMDWESTINAHKLMAQSSVMLPKH, from the exons ATGGCATCAGACGGTCACGTAAAG ATAGGAATAATTGGAGGATCTGGTCTGGATGATCCGGATATTCTGGAGGGCAGGACGGAGCGGTACGTAGTCACTCCGTTTGGAAAG CCGTCTGATGCTCTGATTTTGGGCAAAATAAAGAATGTCGATTGTGTACTTCTTGCAAG GCATGGGAGACAGCACACCATAATGCCATCCAATGTGAATTACCAGGCCAATATTTGGGCCTTGAAGGAAGCGGGCTGCACTCATCTGTTAGTGACCACAGCATGTGGTTCCCTCCGAGAGGACATCCAGCCTGGGGACATTGTGCTGATTGACCAGTTTATTGATCG GACAGCGAAGCGTGTTCAGACGTTCTATGACGGGCAGCCCAGCAGTCCCGCGGGTGTGTGTCACATCCCCATGGCGGAGCCGTTCTGCAGCAGGACTAGAGAG GTGCTCCTGGAGGTGGCTCAGGGACTCGGTGTGAAGTGTCACCCTCGAGGGACGATGGTGACCATAGAGGGTCCTCGCTTCTCCTCTCGGGCAGAGAGCCTGATGTTCAGACAGTGGGGCGCTGATGTCATCAACATGACCACGGTCCCCGAGGTGGTCCTCGCTAAGGAGGCCGGGCTGTGCTATGCTAGTATTGCCATGGCAACTGATTATGACTGCTGGAAAGAGCACGAAGAGGCG GTGTGTGTGGACAATGTGCTGAAAACCATGAAGGAGAACGCAAATAAAGCGAGCAGCATCCTGCTCACGGCGATCCCACAGATCTGTCAGATGGACTGGGAGAGCACAATAAATGCACATAAA CTGATGGCGCAGTCTTCCGTCATGTTGCCCAAACACTGA
- the LOC113108132 gene encoding E3 ubiquitin-protein ligase Topors-like, translating into MASPQMKERPSGVVLNTISKGASPESKCPICLDHYKNISYLDVCLHKFCFCCIREWSKNKAECPLCKQPFNSIYHTIKSEDNYQKFDLRPTENGSFGNMAGQRFRYRTTLTGERRPATRRTSSPPDHGVLFEGLRGSVPQRHNRDLHSMLRRLAEERQRREREGRSLRSLHEQQAVKFRRALYRRGVRVQNVEDGGRSRETSAEFFRRNPACLHRLVPWVKRELTVLYGSHGSLANIVQHIIMTLITRHNLDEQPVLHELRPFLLTHTEHFLHEFLSFARSPFNMEAYDQRAVYDLPQAPGEISRSETSVISISEDESDALVSGSQDYGTPSVTLSQAPWDDETPGPSYSSEPSQVLPFHVRDSDSDSSVGEAVESVPHQDRLTDPGTVEEEHSSGSDEDCVIVGYVKPALERTPELVLLSSDSEQSEQNAEPQSPDLSPADTQRNTSSRSREDKSGERHHERQLSGSRNRSSRSTRTHSSSHGREHQLSKKSKHKRRRENESNFHSSYSHYSQRDRSRRCCTETCSSYTSYYRSVHRSRSQSHRRRRSRDRQERRRSRSNSRINSSNRHSRSNSRINSSNRHSRSNSRINSSNRHSRSNSRINSSNRHSRSNSRINSSNRHSRSNSRINSSNRHSRSNSRINSSNRHSRSNSRINSSNRHSRSNSRINSSNRQDRSHSRSNSRINSSNRHSRSNSRINSSNRHSRSNSRINSSNRHSRSNYRINSSNRQDRSHSRSNSRINSSNRQDRSHSRSNSRINSSSHQTSHHDDHGRKKKYKTKHHEEPSRKSSSQLVTDSIDDGAKKKTKKHKKFKRKSRSPSIDDRSEGKHHKKKKKKKKNKKHKRKSREHGSEERVGKNSPVFITIPSDSDEADPSEPSARNISAADSTVTIADRATDSQPLDMEQESAAGAEWSSVCDAGNRPHTD; encoded by the coding sequence ATGGCATCACCGCAGATGAAGGAGCGTCCGTCCGGCGTTGTGTTAAACACTATATCAAAAGGAGCGTCTCCAGAATCCAAATGCCCGATATGTCTGGATCACTACAAAAACATATCGTACCTTGATGTGTGTCTGCATAAGTTCTGCTTCTGCTGCATCCGCGAGTGGTCGAAGAACAAAGCCGAGTGCCCTTTATGCAAGCAGCCGTTTAATTCAATTTATCACACCATAAAGTCCGAAGATAACTACCAGAAGTTCGACCTGCGACCAACCGAAAATGGCTCGTTTGGGAACATGGCAGGCCAGAGATTCCGGTATCGCACCACGCTCACCGGCGAGCGCAGACCCGCGACTAGGAGAACCTCGTCCCCTCCTGACCACGGGGTCTTATTCGAGGGCCTGAGAGGGTCTGTTCCTCAGCGGCACAATAGAGATCTCCACAGCATGTTGAGGAGGTTAGCAGAGGAGAGacagcggagagagagagagggaaggtcTCTGCGAAGTCTTCACGAACAGCAAGCGGTTAAATTCAGACGGGCTTTGTACAGGAGAGGCGTGCGAGTCCAGAACGTGGAGGACGGCGGCCGCAGCAGGGAGACTTCTGCAGAGTTCTTCAGGAGAAACCCTGCTTGTCTCCACAGGCTTGTGCCTTGGGTGAAACGAGAGCTGACTGTCCTGTACGGTTCTCACGGGTCGCTAGCAAACATAGTGCAGCACATCATCATGACTCTGATCACTCGGCATAACTTGGACGAGCAGCCTGTTCTGCATGAGCTCCGGCCCTTCCTGTTAACCCATACAGAGCACTTCCTGCACGAGTTCCTTAGCTTCGCTCGGTCCCCGTTCAACATGGAGGCGTATGACCAGCGCGCCGTTTACGACTTGCCTCAGGCCCCCGGAGAGATCAGCCGCTCGGAAACCTCTGTGATCTCGATCTCTGAGGACGAGAGCGATGCTTTAGTGTCAGGGTCCCAGGATTATGGCACTCCTAGTGTGACCTTAAGCCAAGCCCCGTGGGATGATGAGACCCCAGGGCCATCCTACTCCTCAGAGCCCTCTCAGGTGCTGCCTTTCCATGTGAGGGACTCGGATTCTGATAGTAGTGTCGGGGAAGCAGTAGAGTCTGTGCCACATCAGGACCGTCTGACAGATCCTGGCACTGTAGAAGAGGAGCATTCCTCTGGCAGTGATGAAGACTGTGTGATTGTTGGATATGTTAAGCCAGCTTTAGAAAGGACACCGGAACTGGTCCTGCTTTCCTCTGATTCAGAACAATCTGAGCAGAACGCTGAGCCACAGAGTCCCGATCTGTCTCCCGCTGACACTCAGAGGAACACCTCGTCTCGCTCCAGAGAAGATAAATCTGGTGAAAGGCATCATGAGAGACAGCTGTCGGGATCTAGAAATCGATCGTCTCGCAGCACTAGGACTCACTCCTCCTCTCATGGCAGGGAACACCAATTGTCTAAAAAGAGCAAGCATAAGCGGAGACGAGAAAATGAATCAAATTTCCACTCCTCGTATAGCCATTACAGTCAAAGAGACCGCAGCAGGAGATGCTGCACAGAGACATGCTCATCCTACACCAGCTATTACAGAAGTGTACATCGCTCTCGTTCTCAATCGCATCGTAGAAGACGAAGCAGGGACCGTCAGGAAAGAAGACGCTCGAGGAGCAATTCTAGAATCAACTCTTCCAACCGTCACTCGAGAAGTAATTCTAGAATCAACTCTTCCAACCGTCACTCGAGAAGTAATTCTAGAATCAACTCTTCCAACCGTCACTCGAGAAGTAATTCTAGAATCAACTCTTCCAACCGTCACTCGAGAAGTAATTCTAGAATCAACTCTTCCAACCGTCACTCGAGGAGTAATTCTAGAATCAACTCTTCCAACCGTCACTCGAGGAGCAATTCTAGAATCAACTCTTCCAACCGTCACTCGAGAAGTAATTCTAGAATCAACTCTTCCAACCGTCACTCGAGGAGTAATTCTAGAATCAACTCTTCCAACCGTCAGGACAGAAGTCACTCGAGGAGCAATTCTAGAATCAACTCTTCCAACCGTCACTCGAGGAGCAATTCTAGAATCAACTCTTCCAACCGTCACTCGAGGAGTAATTCTAGAATCAACTCTTCCAACCGTCACTCGAGGAGTAATTATAGAATCAACTCTTCCAACCGTCAGGACAGAAGTCACTCGAGGAGTAATTCTAGAATCAACTCTTCCAACCGTCAGGACAGAAGTCACTCGAGGAGTAATTCTAGAATCAACTCCAGCTCACATCAGACATCACATCATGATGATCATGGaaggaaaaagaaatacaaaacgaAGCATCATGAGGAACCCTCAAGGAAAAGTTCTAGTCAATTGGTCACCGATTCTATTGATGATGGTGCAAAAAAGAAAACCAAGAAGCACAAAAAGTTCAAGAGGAAAAGTAGGAGTCCAAGCATAGATGACAGATCTGAGGGGAAACatcacaagaagaagaagaagaagaagaagaataagaaacaCAAGAGGAAGAGCAGGGAACACGGTAGTGAGGAGAGGGTGGGAAAAAACAGTCCAGTTTTCATTACCATTCCTAGTGACAGCGACGAAGCTGACCCCAGTGAACCGTCAGCCAGGAATATCAGTGCAGCTGACTCCACAGTCACGATAGCAGACAGAGCCACAGACTCTCAGCCGCTAGACATGGAGCAAGAGTCAGCTGCTGGAGCTGAATGGAGTTCTGTGTGTGATGCAGGGAATCGTCCCCACACAGATTAA